One region of Macadamia integrifolia cultivar HAES 741 chromosome 11, SCU_Mint_v3, whole genome shotgun sequence genomic DNA includes:
- the LOC122093962 gene encoding probable polygalacturonase At3g15720, with translation MIASNAAATVDVAAVMLVEEENELEAKMKKMREMQVGKSRCLVFCVGEAIYVVRTMGVSVLSFLFCLALLFAWARSRSVPLDESSGTIFDVMNFGAVGDGNTDDSRAFLKAWNEVCKCTAPSTLTILDKTFLLKPLKFQGPCKTDKITVMISGKLTAPSDISEWKDSDTDNWIRFSSINGLTITGSGPAQLDGRGSSCYLTQKFFCFLVQKCSSLPNTLFLDNIIGLSVTGLKFIDSPSMHFVIQDSSWVYVSQLYIVAPGDSPNTDGIHITSSEHVQITDSVIGTGDDCISIETGTRDLNVSRIKCGPGHGISIGSLGDPGEYSKALVEEIHVSNCEFIGTMNGARIKTWQGGSGFAREITFENCTMSSVDNPIVIDQYYCNGKTDCKNQTSAVEVSKVLFRGIKGNSTREVAIELACSETVPCTDIYLKDIDLRRTDRRYKTTSYCDCVHGNAISVVPFVQCLAK, from the exons ATGATAGCATCGAACGCCGCTGCTACGGTCGACGTAGCTGCTGTGATGCTGGTGGAAGAAGAGAACGAGCTAGAggcgaagatgaagaagatgagggAAATGCAAGTTGGTAAGAGCAGATGTTTGGTGTTCTGTGTAGGGGAAGCCATCTATGTTGTTCGAACCATG GGCGTttctgttctctcttttttgttttgtttggctTTACTATTTGCATGGGCTCGCTCAAGAAGTGTCCCATTAGATGAATCTTCAGGGACTATTTTTGATGTCATGAATTTTGGAGCAGTTGGAGATGGCAACACCGATGACTCAAGG GCATTCTTGAAAGCATGGAATGAGGTTTGCAAATGTACTGCACCTTCCACCTTGACAATTCTAGACAAGACCTTCCTGTTGAAGCCATTAAAATTTCAAGGTCCATGCAAAACAGATAAAATTACTGTCATG ATTTCAGGAAAGCTAACAGCTCCAAGTGATATATCAGAATGGAAAGATTCTGATACAGATAACTGGATTAGGTTTAGTTCCATTAATGGACTAACAATCACTGGATCAGGACCTGCCCAGTTAGATGGACGGGGTTCTTCCTG TTATTTGACTCAAAAGTTCTTTTGTTTCCTTGTGCAGAAGTGCTCCAGTCTGCCCAAT ACATTGTTTTTAGACAATATAATTGGTCTAAGTGTGACTGGTTTGAAATTCATTGACAGTCCAAGCATGCATTTTGTGATTCAAGACTCTAGTTGGGTTTATGTTTCACAATTGTATATTGTAGCACCTGGGGATAGTCCAAACACAGATGGTATACATATAACTAGTAGTGAACATGTTCAGATCACAGACTCAGTCATAGGAACTG GAGATGACTGTATTTCAATCGAAACCGGAACCAGGGACCTAAATGTTAGTCGAATTAAATGCGGCCCGGGACATGGAATAAG TATTGGAAGCTTAGGGGATCCAGGTGAGTACTCAAAAGCTTTAGTTGAAGAGATTCATGTCTCCAATTGTGAGTTTATTGGGACAATGAATGGGGCAAGGATAAAGACATGGcag GGTGGATCAGGTTTTGCTAGAGAGATCACATTTGAGAACTGTACTATGTCTTCGGTTGATAATCCTATTGTCATTGATCAGTACTACTGTAATGGTAAAACTGATTGCAAGAACCAA ACATCGGCTGTTGAAGTAAGCAAAGTTTTGTTCAGAGGGATAAAAGGGAATTCCACAAGAGAAGTCGCCATTGAGCTTGCATGTAGTGAGACTGTTCCTTGCACAGACATCTATTTGAAGGATATTGATTTGAGAAGAACTGACCGCAGATACAAGACAACTTCTTATTGTGATTGTGTACATGGAAACGCAATTTCTGTTGTACCATTTGTACAATGCCTAGCAAAGTGA